In the genome of Phragmites australis chromosome 9, lpPhrAust1.1, whole genome shotgun sequence, the window ACaaaaaccttaccaaaacctctgggaaaaacggagaacttcaccaaaacctcccgtaaaaacggagagctttacaaaccTCCTATGAAAACggagaactctaccaaaaacctccagtaaaaatagagagctttaccaaagctccggtaaaaacagagtcttacaaaaatccgacaaaaatagagaaccttacaaaacctctataAAAGACGAAGAGCCTTTCATAAACCTCCacaaaacggagagcctttccaaacctccgcacaactgAGAGTTTTTAAGACTCTCATCACAGCATTAACACTATTCTTGGGAACATGGGGATTGCTTGTTCTCTACTTTTAAATTGCTTGACTTGTCCATGCATTGCATAGCACCGTGTGCTCCACTCAAATCATTCCATCCTATAGAAAAACCAAAATTAGATACGTTTGCAACAATGGGAAGAGTCAATacgtataataaaataaagtcaTTGTGCTAAATCAGAGACCATATGAACTAAAACATTTGACCAATAATTTGATTCCTAATGGTTGCATGCACTACAACAATCAGCCTTGTAGAGATAGAAATAAAACATGATGTATTATCTATGTATACCGAGGGGGTCCAGCAGAATGTTATATGTTAATTCTAAACAAAACAGTGGACACAAACAAACTATAATATGACACACAGCACATAACTATAAGATCATTTAGCCAGCATGAGAATTCTCACTTGTAAAGGCGCTTGAGTTTCTGGAACTCATGGCATAGTGTGCATCATTACCTGGAAGATCATTCAGATAGCTTGAGGTTTCCTACTAGAGAAAAGACTTGAACTTTGGGTCCTCCCATCATAGTGTGCATCAAAGGACACCACTTGAACAAAAAACAATCAATCTGGATTTTTTTTGGACATTGAAAACTTCAAACATAAGCTATATAAATAGTGTGCCTCTAATCATGATGTTGCATAAACTTATGCATACTTCATGCATTGTAGGTAAGGAAGAAAATAAGCTAGTAGACGTATACAAAGTCTGTACATGTGAATAAATTTCCTTTTATGCCCTGACATGGGATGGACCAATATTATCTTATCTTGTGCTATCCCAGGTAGTAACTAGGAGCCAATATTTTCTATGTAAATTTACAGCAGGAAACCTGGGAAGATTTCTGTCCAATCCAAAGACTAAATGTAAACACTGGTCTATTGCCATGCTGAACTGCATATGACCCATTTGGATATCAGAAAATGCTATTGCCACACTGCCAAAATGAGCCAAAACAGGGGGCTCTCTGCAAAATGTTAGAACCCTAATTCTAGGCTGAGATCCTTGTGCACTAGATTCTGATTTGTGCACTATACGGACATTGAAGATATTTAGGATGATAATCTATTTGATTTTCCTAACACTGTAGTGAATGTACCTCTTACCATTTGTCTCTGAATTGTAAATGCAGCAGATATAGTATTATGGGTGCCGTGTCACGTGCTCAAATATCTGCAATGGCTGTATAGTGCAAATATCTGGAAGGTTATTCTATATCGGCCACTACGCTATTTTTTTAGAAGCCGGGAAGTTTTCATCCAAAATTCATGTTGCAGTTTTTTAAAATAACTAAAAAGGAAGTGCAAATCAGATATCTGCAGTTTGTCAaccaatgcaaaaaaaaaaagctaataATATTATATAATCCACACAGCCATTATTTCCAAGGAAATAATATTATATAATCCATTGATGAATGCTGACTCTTTACTTTTAACACAAAAAAATAATCTAGCAACAGCCCGTTCTGTAACTCTTGGAGGACACAAGCATACTCGATAATCCATAACAATAAGTTGAGTAGAAAGCAATTGATACTAACCTTTACATGGCCAATAAGAATACATAGTGTATACAGTATAGCAAAACAAATTACCCATTGCTGGTTCTTGCTCCTTCAGCCAGTCCTTGTATGCATTGATTGTTTCCTCTCTAACTGGTTGTTCCCCGGAGCGTTTGATGGGCGATATGCTAACTTTCAGCTCCATTAGTTGTTCCTTCGACAATACAAATCGAACCTTCTTCTCGCTCTCATTATCTCTTATCATTCTCTCCACATCATCATGATAGTCTATCAGCTGCAGACTAGCCACCTCACTCCTACCTCTCTTCTTGTAGTACAAAAAGTCCATCGCTACATACCCAAGTTTCTCAATCAATAGAATAAGGTTATAATAGCAGATATCACCCCTATCCACTTCCGTCTGGAAGAATTCTTCTCCTGCAGGTTTCCCCTCACAGTGAAAAACAAAAGTCCTACTGTCACCAGCCATCTTGTTACAAGATCATAAAATTCTGGAGATTAATTAATAATATGATGATAATCACATTTATCAATGAACAAGAATCATCACAACTGAAAGCAAAATGgaaggggtttttttttgtctattcACTTTTGACCACAGAACTTGATAAATAATCATTGAGCTTACTGGCGACGACCTGTGTATCAAAGCGCAAAAATAATACAAAGTtaacaaaaaaaactagcaGGTTTCGCACGGGAACAAACTTTTGGGATCAATAGCACACGATGTAGAATTAAGACAACCAGTCATGAAGCATATTGGTAAATTCGATAATAATTGGTCCATATGAATTCATCTTTTGGTCGAGATTGCTAAATAACGGTTCCACTAGCTCTGGTTGATTGAGCGAATTTGAGCTATATACAAGCAGGCCATCAACAGTTCCAAACATCTGATGTATACAATACAAAACAAAAACCCAGCAGATCAGATTAGAGATGCACCTACTGGTAATGCAAAACCTGGAATGCACATGGTAATCCACATGGTAATGCACATGGTAATCAACATGGCAAAACCTACTGGCAGGCTCACCATTGCTCATCGCCTGCGCGCcgcatcagttttttttttttactgaacagGAGGTCAAGGCCTGCGACGACGGGGCAACCTGCGCCTCCCTCCTGCAGCTGAGCATCTACCAGGGGCGCGCAGGGGTTCTAAGGTCTTCACGTCAAGGTCCAGGAGCATGCTGGTCTCATCGGAGAACATCCCTGCGGcgatccgatccgatccgatccgGTTTGGTGTCTAGGAGCGACGGCGGCGGATGCTAGGCCGGGCGCGCACGGCGCTGGGTAGGGAGGGAGTGTGACGGAGCTGGGTTGTGATGGAGAGGGACGGCGTGCGGTAGGGCGAGTGGACGGACCGCGCTGGGAGGCGGGCGGACGGGCAGCAGATGTAGATGGGATTGTGAATGGGTTGCGATGGGATTACCTCTTAGAGTCTCGACGAGGAACGTCTTTGTGGAGAATTGCGGCGAGGACCACACCGTAACCAGGACAAGGTTCACTTTACCGACCCGAGGtcgacctccggcggtaaccgaaatctCGCGGTTaccatcaaaaattcaaaaaaaatcggagaaaattcattcggcaaaatttgaatttttacgaAAAAATCGTATTTTtcccctctcggtaaccggtcagtttggaccggttaccgagcggtttgctcgataaatcgagcgGTTTGGGCGGTAACCGACAGGTCAAAAACCGACCGAATTGATGCGATAACTGATCGATTTTTAGCGATTACCGACATGTGTGGATGCATTATCAATAATTAAGttgaaaaatcataataaacaaataattgcccactaaatcatgaggaaaaatagtatataaccatgatatgttttctaatatcatataaaattttggcatgacctttgctaattttttatgtttcgaaggcaacaaacagatagtaatagcaattcaagcacgaacatataattattgtttcgaatatatgcgtatattacatatgcagcgcctaaaattaataaatatatatggaattATCATGACCTTCGAAAGTAAATTtgcatcacctttagaaccaccagcttgggggCCGATTACATTCGGTCATACTGTACTCATTGGTGGACATTAGCATTAGCCGTCGTGTCGATAGTAACTCTGCTTTAAACTCAGCCCATATTTGTCATGTCCttgcagaagtggttgaccattgtccttgcaaagtggcataaaactcagagtcttgccactcatagacccacttaATAGGAGGCTCTGAATGAGCATCAGGGGCaggatagtggtacggatacgatccagaactactcttcataccatagctgctggaatagctcgcactatcttgtggtccatcgtgGCCACCATGTGTTATATGCCTTGGTGAGGATGGAGCACCGTGATCCTGATCTTGTGTGGCATgcgaaaactgactctcaccagtgaattgcacagGAGGAATGACAGATGTTTGGCCTGGATGAGCATCACCGccctgaccatcatcatcaccgctgtcagtctttgagctgctgtcattctattcttggtaagttgggctctttgggtcactattcgtgctctcatcgctttgcacttgtcttttgcccttgcccttagtcctcttgctctt includes:
- the LOC133929731 gene encoding uncharacterized protein LOC133929731, producing the protein MAGDSRTFVFHCEGKPAGEEFFQTEVDRGDICYYNLILLIEKLGYVAMDFLYYKKRGRSEVASLQLIDYHDDVERMIRDNESEKKVRFVLSKEQLMELKVSISPIKRSGEQPVREETINAYKDWLKEQEPAMGWNDLSGAHGAMQCMDKSSNLKVENKQSPCSQE